The window AGACCCGCTGGGCTTCTCTTCCTGGCTCCCCTGAATCTCACTAACCAATACTTCCAGGAATTTTCCTGCCGTCCAGAAgcctttgttctttcttaagGGTCAGGAAATGGGAGAGGGCTTTGGGTGGGGAGTAGAATCCTCGGAGTTCTCTGAAATGCCCTCAGATCTCAAGATGTCAGGCTTATACAGAGCCCCAGTGGGCAGTCGCTCATGTTGTAGACAATACCGCGTCAACAGCACCAGCTATCTGAAGCTCTTTGTGAAATGGGAACCAACTTTTGCTCTCTGGGAACAATgactctcaccttcctctctggcAGGCAAACGAAGGTGTGCTTTCTTCATTGATGTCATCCGCACCCACCCTTTAAGGTTTCCAGTCGCTCCTAGGTTCCTTctgccctcaccccaggcccGCCGCAGCGTAATCCTCACTTCCCTCTTCTGATAGCCCGCACACACATATGCTGTGTCACACCATCAGAAACCATCTGATTCAATCCAGCCAACACCCACCTCTCCACCAGACTTTCTTGCTGCTGACAATAGACATGTTGCAAGTGcctttttccttatctgtgtctgtgtgtgctcaGAGGTAGCGATAACACTGAAATGAAAAGAGGTGGCCGAGAAACGGGAAGAGAGAAGCCTGAGCTGGAGCCCTCCACGCTATGGTTTCCAACGACTGCTAGCCGGCTTGCAGGCTGACCCGAAAGAGGAGAACCACTTACGCTGAAACGCAAGGGGAAAGTGTGAGAAGAGAAGGGAGATGAGGTCAGAATAGAGTGGAGCgaaagggggtggggtgaaggCAGAGAAGCCCAGCCCCGGTGTAAAGGGCCCGTCATTCCTTTCCACAGCGTAATTTGCCGAGATCCGCCACTTGGGTTTCGTTTGCAAACGAGGAGGGCTTCCCGCAGGCGGGGCCGGGCTGGGCGCCCACTCTGCTCCGCGCTCTGCGTGCGAGCGGCGGGCCGGCTCCAGCGCCCAGGAccggagcccaggagcccaggaccgGAGGAGCATGCCCTCGCCCGCCACCGCCGGAGGACGGCGCGACACTGACGCGGGGAGTAAATGAGGAATAAAGGAAGCCCGTCTGAGAAGCTGGCGAAATTCAAGACTGGCAAAGGAAGCCCATTCAGCCTCTTCACGCTTGTGTTTTCAGGGACTGGCCATTTCTCAGTCCCTGGAGGGAGATTCCCTGCTCCAAGGAAGTGAAAATAATGAACTTTTGGAGGTACTGCCTTTTTGCTTTCACCGCGCTGAGTGTGGTTCTGTTTGTGATACGTTACAACAGCCGATTAAGCCTGCCCCAGAGGAGGCTGAACGGTTCCAGCGAAAGGGACGCCGTAGCCAGTGCCTGTGAGGACGCCCTGGAAGAGAAGTCCGCTGCTCTCTGGGAGAGGACGTTGCCATCGCCTTTGGGAAGTGTCCCCTGCGAGGACTACCTGATCCAGAGCCACTACATCACAAGCCCCCTGTCGGAGGAAGAAGTGGCGTTCCCTTTGGCATATGTCATGGTCATCCATAAAGACTTTGGTACTTTTGAAAGGCTCTTCAGGGCTGTCTACATGCCCCAAAATATCTACTGTGTCCATGTGGATGAGAAGGCCACAGACGAGTTTAAGGCATCTGTGTGGCAGTTACTGAGCTGCTTCCAAAATGCCTTTATTGCTTCAAAGACCGAGTCTGTAGTCTATGCGGGAATGTCCAGGCTCCAGGCGGATCTGAACTGCCTGAGAGACCTGGTGGCCTCAGAGGTCCCGTGGAAGTACGCCATCAACACCTGTGGGCAAGACTTCCCCCTGAAAACCAACAAGGAGATCATTCAGCATCTGAAAGCTTTCAAAGGGAAAAACATTACCCCGGGGGTGCTGCCTCCGGCTCATGCAATTGGACGGACTAAGTACGTCCACCAAGAGCACAGAGGCAAAGACGGCTCTTTTGTGAGGAACACGAATGTTTTGAAAACCTCACCTCCACATCAGCTGACCATTTACTTTGGCACTGCCTACGTGGCCCTTACCAGGGAGTTTGTCAACTTCATCTTCCATGACAAAAGGGCCATCGATCTACTGCACTGGTCAAAGGATACGTATAGCCCTGATGAACATTTCTGGGTGACGCTTAATAGGATTCCAAGTAGGTACCGATTTCCATTACTATTTGTTCTTATTCATAGATGGAGTTTGCTGCCATTCACCTCTAGAGAACTGACtcatttgaaattatttgaaaaaaaaaaagatcaaatgcTTAGAGAAAGCTATTGTCTAGTTGGTTTTTAGTGACATTTTAGTGCCAGCTCTGTTGTCTTACAACCACGTGCAATATGGTGATCTAAGACATATGCTGAGCTACAGGAGCTCTGGCAAACCACCTTTGATGATGTATCCCCACAGTTGCCAACGCTCAGCTCAGTCTTTTGAATGGATGCTTTTCGTAGTCCTCCATAAGCACAGCTCTAGCATCATGAGATTGGTATTTGCCATAAGCATTCTAGAACTTAGGAGTTGAAATAGGATGTTATACAGTATTACATTGATGCTCAAAGTCATTGCTCAAAGTTCATGGGGTTGTTTTCAGAATCTTTGAATTCTCTTTGGATAGTTCACAAATTATCACTCCAGCTTAAATATCTCTAGTCTAAGACCTGGACAAATACCCTGGTCTCGACTGATTTGGTTTAATAAATCTAGTCTGGTATTATattgcctagaacagtggttggcaaactgcagctcgcgagccacatgcggctctttggccccttgagtgtggttcttccacaaaataccgacttctgcgcatgggccacgaagtttcaatcgcactgtacgtgtgctcctgcacgtggtattttgtggaagagccacactcaaggggccaaagagcggcatgtggctcgcgagccgcagtttgccaaccactggcctagaagaatGGTTAACCAGGAGATGAAACATACAGAGAGATTCTAGCTGGAGTTAATCAAAGGTAAATTCCTAATTTTTAAGTCacagatttttattataaattccaGTTTGCAGCCTCTTGTGTTTATGTGCTGTGAAGTCTTTTCTGTTGTGTTTGATCATTTGGAAAGGGGTCCAATGTATGCTAGGCAACTggaggcaaaacaaacaaactaacaaacaaacaaacaaaaacgccaCCAGCATCAAACTCCTTCTTTGATTAAGGACTGGGTTTCTTTTCACAATTCTGTTTCCCGTATGTGTTCTGGGATTACCTGTGTGACCTGCATTCCTTTTCCCAGTGATGTCCCAACACAGTAGTTTCCACTATTGTGCCAGTGTGGCTGTGGTGCCAGCCAGCCCTGTGTGAGGGTGGCCCTACGCTTGTCATGCTTGGAATAACTTCCTGATCTTGCATGTGGTATTGTTATTGTTGGGGCACTGAGTGCCTTTTGAAACTATGCTCACATCTGAAAGTACACTCAGAGCAGTCATTTCCCAGTAACTCAACATTCCTAAAAGCTAAGCAAGAGTGGTTGGGCATAGAAATCTGCTcagagaaagaagcagaaaaaggtCCAGCAAGATGTCTGGGGAcacagatgttggggtccagccccagcaggtccaggggttcccataggtgtggacggagtcggcgatgaatgaatgacggggggggggggggggcagcgttcagttgatcagcatggttgggttctctatTTATTGTCctattacatctatatttatactatttgatcctataagcatgcctctataattacctcatggtatgttttgggaaaccttctacagttcctagtttcatttccataatcctgtctctatctagttctgttgattttaatcttgtctaggttaatctctgtgttccattataagggctattccaaggtcactattctactgctctactgatag is drawn from Myotis daubentonii chromosome 3, mMyoDau2.1, whole genome shotgun sequence and contains these coding sequences:
- the GCNT2 gene encoding N-acetyllactosaminide beta-1,6-N-acetylglucosaminyl-transferase isoform X4, which encodes MNFWRYCLFAFTALSVVLFVIRYNSRLSLPQRRLNGSSERDAVASACEDALEEKSAALWERTLPSPLGSVPCEDYLIQSHYITSPLSEEEVAFPLAYVMVIHKDFGTFERLFRAVYMPQNIYCVHVDEKATDEFKASVWQLLSCFQNAFIASKTESVVYAGMSRLQADLNCLRDLVASEVPWKYAINTCGQDFPLKTNKEIIQHLKAFKGKNITPGVLPPAHAIGRTKYVHQEHRGKDGSFVRNTNVLKTSPPHQLTIYFGTAYVALTREFVNFIFHDKRAIDLLHWSKDTYSPDEHFWVTLNRIPIVFIPPVAFNRGWKNANSQDAEASEIITKALEDFLKLRQSQLEFLPTPNLLLGLILLGK
- the GCNT2 gene encoding N-acetyllactosaminide beta-1,6-N-acetylglucosaminyl-transferase isoform X8 — protein: MNFWRYCLFAFTALSVVLFVIRYNSRLSLPQRRLNGSSERDAVASACEDALEEKSAALWERTLPSPLGSVPCEDYLIQSHYITSPLSEEEVAFPLAYVMVIHKDFGTFERLFRAVYMPQNIYCVHVDEKATDEFKASVWQLLSCFQNAFIASKTESVVYAGMSRLQADLNCLRDLVASEVPWKYAINTCGQDFPLKTNKEIIQHLKAFKGKNITPGVLPPAHAIGRTKYVHQEHRGKDGSFVRNTNVLKTSPPHQLTIYFGTAYVALTREFVNFIFHDKRAIDLLHWSKDTYSPDEHFWVTLNRIPKTHVTDTKLPIVSPFSQII
- the GCNT2 gene encoding N-acetyllactosaminide beta-1,6-N-acetylglucosaminyl-transferase isoform X3, giving the protein MNFWRYCLFAFTALSVVLFVIRYNSRLSLPQRRLNGSSERDAVASACEDALEEKSAALWERTLPSPLGSVPCEDYLIQSHYITSPLSEEEVAFPLAYVMVIHKDFGTFERLFRAVYMPQNIYCVHVDEKATDEFKASVWQLLSCFQNAFIASKTESVVYAGMSRLQADLNCLRDLVASEVPWKYAINTCGQDFPLKTNKEIIQHLKAFKGKNITPGVLPPAHAIGRTKYVHQEHRGKDGSFVRNTNVLKTSPPHQLTIYFGTAYVALTREFVNFIFHDKRAIDLLHWSKDTYSPDEHFWVTLNRIPSHYVRGICIYGNGDLKWLINSPSLFANKFELTTYPLTVECLELRLRERTLNQSETAIQPSWYF
- the GCNT2 gene encoding N-acetyllactosaminide beta-1,6-N-acetylglucosaminyl-transferase isoform X5 — translated: MNFWRYCLFAFTALSVVLFVIRYNSRLSLPQRRLNGSSERDAVASACEDALEEKSAALWERTLPSPLGSVPCEDYLIQSHYITSPLSEEEVAFPLAYVMVIHKDFGTFERLFRAVYMPQNIYCVHVDEKATDEFKASVWQLLSCFQNAFIASKTESVVYAGMSRLQADLNCLRDLVASEVPWKYAINTCGQDFPLKTNKEIIQHLKAFKGKNITPGVLPPAHAIGRTKYVHQEHRGKDGSFVRNTNVLKTSPPHQLTIYFGTAYVALTREFVNFIFHDKRAIDLLHWSKDTYSPDEHFWVTLNRIPIAFNRGWKNANSQDAEASEIITKALEDFLKLRQSQLEFLPTPNLLLGLILLGK
- the GCNT2 gene encoding N-acetyllactosaminide beta-1,6-N-acetylglucosaminyl-transferase isoform X2, which gives rise to MNFWRYCLFAFTALSVVLFVIRYNSRLSLPQRRLNGSSERDAVASACEDALEEKSAALWERTLPSPLGSVPCEDYLIQSHYITSPLSEEEVAFPLAYVMVIHKDFGTFERLFRAVYMPQNIYCVHVDEKATDEFKASVWQLLSCFQNAFIASKTESVVYAGMSRLQADLNCLRDLVASEVPWKYAINTCGQDFPLKTNKEIIQHLKAFKGKNITPGVLPPAHAIGRTKYVHQEHRGKDGSFVRNTNVLKTSPPHQLTIYFGTAYVALTREFVNFIFHDKRAIDLLHWSKDTYSPDEHFWVTLNRIPSVPGSMPNASWTGNLRAVKWIDMEDKHGGCHGHYVRGICIYGNGDLKWLINSPSLFANKFELTTYPLTVECLELRLRERTLNQSETAIQPSWYF
- the GCNT2 gene encoding N-acetyllactosaminide beta-1,6-N-acetylglucosaminyl-transferase isoform X6 — translated: MNFWRYCLFAFTALSVVLFVIRYNSRLSLPQRRLNGSSERDAVASACEDALEEKSAALWERTLPSPLGSVPCEDYLIQSHYITSPLSEEEVAFPLAYVMVIHKDFGTFERLFRAVYMPQNIYCVHVDEKATDEFKASVWQLLSCFQNAFIASKTESVVYAGMSRLQADLNCLRDLVASEVPWKYAINTCGQDFPLKTNKEIIQHLKAFKGKNITPGVLPPAHAIGRTKYVHQEHRGKDGSFVRNTNVLKTSPPHQLTIYFGTAYVALTREFVNFIFHDKRAIDLLHWSKDTYSPDEHFWVTLNRIPSVPGSMPNASWTGNLRAVKWIDMEDKHGGCHGPLQSFSDLLLHLLSS